The Antechinus flavipes isolate AdamAnt ecotype Samford, QLD, Australia chromosome 5, AdamAnt_v2, whole genome shotgun sequence DNA segment CTGGAAAGTGGCAATTTGAACGCATTTATTTGAAAACACAAGTTGGGGAAATATTTACTATTCTTAAGTGTTGTATGCAAAAGTGTCTACCAATATCAAACTGATACATTTCATCATAATGGTTCAAAACAACAAGGTAGATACACTGGTTTCCAGCATTATAGGGAACACTAGATAGAGAAGATCATTATATTTTGAACAAATAATGTAAACTTTAGTTTTAAGGCAGCTGGTACTAATGCTGCTCACAGGCATAGCTCATCACCCCTTAAACAAATGGGGCAGTTAGCACTTTAAAacaagaagggggaaggagaaaccACAGCATTATCTGACCACAATGATGtgtcaaaatattttccttttcacatgaataatgaaatatttgaacatttagaaaaacaaagcaCCAACTCCTCCAACTTCAGCCTGCTCcttaacaaatatttcaaaatactgGTAAATAATTGTGACTGCGAGCAGAATTCCAGTGCCCGAACCAATAGCCCCCAAGAAGTCGGCTAACACTGAGAGGGCACCAATGCACAAACCACCGAAGGCAGCTGCTGTGGGGATatacctgggggaaaaaaagccctTCGTCaaccagtgaaaaagaaaatggaaagctgCATTAGCTATAATTTTTTATGTGTTGTAGCTTTACCAACATGAGACTATcacaaaagaaacataaatacaaagaaactTCTCACAAAAAAGCTGCAAAATTTTCAGGTAGTAATCACATATATTTCTGAGACTATTAGAATTTTCTTAAAAGCAAAACCATTGACCTCAAAATGTTAAGAAGCTTAGAAGGGTCAAGGAAAGAAGGTGGCTATTATGATAAATTAGCAACCAACATTTGTATAGTCTAGTGGAAACAAGGTATTATTTAGTTTGTATACAGTTACACTAGCTCGATCTTGTGGTTgttaaagaaattttcaaaatgtttcattAATTTCTTAGCATCACATTACTATTAATTCTATCAGATTATAGTTACATAATGCTATATGCTAGGTTACCAAGTCTTTTATGTGCTTTATACTCATTTTTAGTGCAAGAATTATCATCCTCATACCTTACATAAGAAAACTGGATcaaataaaatttcagagtttTACAAATCTctgattaaattttctgtttagattAAGAAACAATtctaagttaaataatttacctaaggtcacaaagctagttagtGCAAAATTAACATCAAATCTCAGGATTTTTGATTCACCAGTTAATACTCTGACatacaatatttaaattaatttatcaaatattatttgaGCACCTGCTATGTGCATAGTATTATGAGGAAAATAAGCACTATGCAGAATACAACTACAAATGAGAGAAATCACTAAGATGCTTGTGATCTCCAGcacatttgcatttttgttccttttcagttgttttgtgggaaataaagggaaaagataatgtaaATACTTAAAACACGATTGTTaacagagagagaatagaatacaGAACTTTCTGCCCAATGGAATAAcacaaaaaagaatcttgaatggttaaatgactttaaCTGGCTTTACCTGTTAAGTTCATGAACCATAGAGGTGTCTCGGTGACCTCTCATCACCATTTGCTGTTCTTTAAGCTGCTTAGCTACCTGCCAATATAGGAAATATAATTTAATCAGATACCTATAGGATATAAACAAAGGTTCATTTAAAACAAATGTCAGCGTCTGGCAGACATTTTAGTAACTTCAAAAAGTTTTAAGGAATCATCCAAATACCTACATCTTTGGCTGAGGAGCCAGACACCTCAATCCACGTCTTAGAGAAAAATGCACACGATCCCAGCATAAAGATGATGTAAACAACCACATGGACAGGGTCTTCAAATATGGCACCCAtagactctggaggagaaagataATAACAAAGGCCTCCAACTGGGTAGGAGCGTGCAGGACCTCCTCCACTGACATCCTAGAGAAGATGAGTAAAAGCAAGTAAATGGTGAAGTTGAAACTCTCTTAAGATTTCTTCAATTTTCTAAAGATCTTTGCCAACTCTTCAAaggatttttatttaataatgctACAAAGGCTAAAAGATCTGTTTTCAtgaaaacctggaaaggcttgtATGTACtaataaagtgaaataagcagaaacaggagaacaatttacacagtaacaacaatactgtCAAAccaatcaactgtgaaagacttgggaactctaatcaacacaatgatcaaTCGCAATTAccaaggactcatgatgaaacatgcaaTCTGCTTCCCAGATAAGAGGTActgatgcagactgaagcatgttttctttccctctttcttttatgTCTGGATGTAGCTAAAGTGAGaatttgttatttataattatagtgtatataattgtatatacattgtatataattatatacatagtTTATAAAtaggctttatttttcttgtgtttttaatggatggggaaggaaagggcacgagagaatttggaactgaaaatacataaaataagcttctaaaaatctcttttcatatacaatacatatgatacattcatttaaaaagggTTATGAAAATCATTGTGTACACTATTACAATTTCTCATCTAAGAATCTCAAGTTTCTCTTTAAAGAATAACATGTTCTCATCTATGTTTACTGGACGAACTATTATAAATTAGACAGTGATATGTAACTGAAACATTCAGATGTAAACTGCAACTCAATAGTTGAAAGTACCTAACTATGGGAAAATAATCAATGTACTAACATATGCTCAATGTGgtttaagatgacagaaaatttagaattttcctGCAATGacttccaaaaaaattaaatcttatttttgatGTAAAAGGTAAAAAGATTGAGATGATGATGAAACAAGTGGAAAATATAAAAGACTAACTGAAGCTCAAAGCCTGTTAATAAATACCAATGCTTATGTGGCAGGACAATTTATTACAGTATATGACTAAATTTCTGCATATAGTGATTAATCTATCTGATTCTACAATTCTTTGCTCTTCCCTACTACCATTAAATATATCCATCCAGAAAAGACATTTCTCCTCTTATGACATAGTATTATGTCATACAACAAGAATTAGCAAAACAggaggattttaaaaagaaaccttttactttccttttactAACACTAGAAAAGAAGTGTAGTTAAATATCTATACAAAAGCAATCCATGAGGTATTAATTACTTCGGAAATACATTATCTTACaataatataatcaataaaaGGAATTGCATCCTCTAGTGAAGGAACTAATCTATTTTCCTCAATTGAGCTCAATTGTTTAAGATCCATTAATGCATTCATTCTTatcaacatacatacatacatttaagATAGGCTGTGTTTTGCTTTAAATACTAAATATCACAGATTTTAGTTAAAGAAAGAAGTAatcatcagttaaaaaaaaatacaggaatgAATTACTGGAGTTAATACtaggaaattatataaatcaaaatatgcAATAAACAAAAGCAATGGACTTTTACCATGTATCAAAGATCATAGTTATAATAAGACTCATATTACTTGGTAATTGGAGAAATGCTGGAATTTCATGTTCTGCTACAACATTTGAGACAATTAATGTTTTACTGTTAAAGATATATTGCCTCATCACTACCACCACTCCTGCACACAAAGGAATTTAAACCTTTCAGGGTGTAAGTTTAAGATAAACACcccaaacaaaacagaaacaaaaaggacAAATCTTTAGATTTCTAATCTGCAAAAACGCATGAATCCTTCGATGCTTTAATAAATGCAGTAATATGGAGGCTTCTTAGCTTATTAATAAGGGACCCAGTATATTAAAATTACTGGATTCTATTTCTAGAAAAATGTCCTCACTATTGTCTGCTGAAGCCTCAAAAGTAAGGTTGCCTAATTAATCATACTTTCTTTTGAAGGCATTAGAATTACATCCTACCTCACTGCTATTCTGGCAGCAAGATTTAAATgaaactataaaaaatgaacCATATTCATTTCAAACCATTGCCAATACCTTCTGAACAAGTAATTTTTCATGGGATCCTTGTTATAAAAGGTGAGATTTTGAAGTACGATTACAAAACCGGTATtcatttttgcttatttcattagCTCAAACACTAAACAATTCTTTCTGTTAAGAACAAAAATTGAATCTGCATTAAAAGTAAAACAACAGTTTTCTTGAAGTAAAAAAACTCTGATAAGGATTGGTGAATTTGACATTTATAGTAACATTTATTCTTTCAAGAACTCACTCCCAAAGATTAAAGTCAATGataaaactttaaagtacttAATATAAATAAGAGAATACTTACAGCCCACTGTCCTAATAAATTAACTAAGAAGTTGCCACTAAATCGAACAGACAACATCTGGGATATAACATATAAGTTAGAAACCAAGGCAGACTGAAGAATGATGGGAATGTTGGAGGTATAGAAGAGCTTGATGGGATAGCTACTATATTGTCCACGATATCGAGCAGATTTGATTGGCAAGTCAACACGAAATccctaaaatgaaattaaaaattgaaataaaagttaaattaaaaatcagttatcaagaaaaaaattcataaaactgCACAAGTGTAAGATGTCACAGAACATCAGTCATTGAAAGTACGATGCTATTATGAAAATTTCCAGTCTTCCCcaaacaatttaatctttaagttttttttaatttaccttgTAGTCACAAATGTTTTAAGATTCAAAATTATAAGCTAGAAAAGGGGGAATAATTTCTATAACTTATCAGATTTGGGAACAGTAAAAAAGATTTTAGACATTTTTCTaagtaaaattcaaaattttataatctAAGATAAACTTTATAGACTAAGAATTGACTCTTTCCTCTTTTGGGACCTGacctgtgatatcattggtatAGATGATAGCATCTTCTCTATACTGGAGAATTATGAAAGTTCCAAGGAACACTGAGATgttttccagagtcacatagccactCTATGACAGAAAGGGGGACTGAAAGTAGGTCTTCCTGTCCTCAAGTCTGGCTCTCTATTCACTCTGCCTACATTAACTCtccttatttaaagaaaatatgcaaTATCCCACTTAAAGAAATTATACTTACCTGAAAATATATGACAACGGCAAATACAAAAACTGTAGCAATGAGGTTCATGAGATTGGGCAAATTCTGACGATAGAAAGCCTCCCTTAAAGCACGGACTTTGTCTGTTCTGGTAGCCAATAAGTGAAACAGAGCTATGACAGCACCTTCAAATTCAGTACCTGGgtgaatcaaaatgaaaattaaccATAGACTCATTATCCAATGTTACCTTAAGAGATCAAAACAAGTAAGTTTGAATTTCCAATTTTTGATATAAAATATGACACAAATTTCtcaatgtttttcttgtaaaatagcCAGTTCTTCaaggaaacatttaaataaaagtgGCAAATTTATCTGTTTGAGTATAAAATCTGAAATTTTATCAAAGCTATTTTTGAGGGTAActcaaaaatagaataaaacaaaatgattccttagttactaaatatttgttgagagaagggaagggataaGGTATCTTAGAAAGAAGGAAGcggcaaagcaaaataaataaaaatgtactggtagtattataataaattatcacCTCACTTCTCCAATATTCCCCCActacaacaaaaaaacccagcaTTTCTATTTGCTTAAGATTAGGGTCAGAATTCAAGTACTGAACTAGCATTTGGACTGGCATTAGAAGGGGGTTGAGGAGAaatggaggggagaggggaagacagaaagaaatatctgAAATTTCAGCTGCTATTCATAGTCAGAAGTACAGCAAAAGTATTAGTGCTCCTTGATTACATAATGAACAATAgtcattatttcaaaatattcaatCCATCACATTTTTATGTCCCTGAGAATTCTGAAATTAGCCAACTTCTTAATATATAAAAGATTCTAGCCCAGAAATCCAGATTCCTATAGCAAGGGTTTAAGGAAGGTTACCaaacaaatgtcaaaataaaacaaaaaaatctgctTGCAACCACTGAATTTTCAAGTGAGCAGAGGATAaaattttcatctaatttttcttgatttaatattttacattcCAGAAGTATCTGCTTCTTGATTTTTTGGAATAGTCAAGCATCGTTTTTAATAAGGACATCAAACAATACGTCCATAGGCATGTACTGCTATACTATGTTGTAATTTACAGCACACATCCAGCAAAACTCGTGCAGTTGCAGTCCCTGAGCAATGTACCTCTGCCAGTGTTAATGGTAGTGGGGCTAAAGGCCTTCCAGACAATGGTTTCACAGATGTTGGTGGCAATAAAGAGGGAAATACCAGACCCCAAGCCGTAACCCTTCTGTAGCAGCTCATCTAACAGCAGCACAATCAAACCAGCAACAAACAACTGTGGGGAAAGAAATGCAAGTAAGCTGAAGCAAGAATAAAATCAAGAAAgtcaagaaaagggaagaaaagatgaatactATTGACTATTTTCAAAGTACAGGCATGATTAATATTAAAACCTAATTGTTGAAATATTAATAGGCCCATGTTCAGCTTTAGAATTAGGTTTTGCCTCATCAGAGACTAACTCCCCAGGTGAGTTTTCTGAACATTAGAGTATCTGGAACATCCAAAAAACTCTAATAATATCAAATAGGAATTTTAACTTACACATTTTGTTGCACTGTATCTTTGATAATATTGAACccattttctctatatatttactAATTTCAGTTATGAGACATTAAAAATGCTTaggattttttttgaaagacacttctttaaaaacatacataaattttaaagcaatttacTCTTTAAAATTAACCTCACATGCCCCAAATGACAAAGCCTTTGTAATAATCAGTTCTTCTCCAACACTGGTTACCCATTAAAGGTTGGGAATAATGTCTGCTTATCTTAGGTATCTTtaaacttgaattaaaatcttcctCAGTAGGCAGTCAAATGCAATTTCATTTGCTCCATGCTCTCAAGTGTCCTACTCACTCTCTAGTATCAGCTTCCTGCTGGGTACCGGAGGGGATTACAAAGCCATTTAaaggcagttactttaaatgctGTATTTCTCTCTCAACAACTCATTTCAATGATCAAAAATGgcttatcaaaattttaaaacaccaaAACACAGGGTGTAATCAGGGAAAGACCTATGGGAATTTATGTGAGTCTcttttctagttaaaaaaaaaaaacacaacaaaacaatttTGGCACTAAGTGAGCTACAGAAACCTTTAGTAATTTTATTGGGATTTTAtttgctaaaatatttatatcaaccAAATTTACATAAATGCCTTCATCTGTTCTTTATATCTCCTTCAGCATACATCATGGTACATTCTGTATACATCCAATGGTATTGAATGTTTGTTGAAGTGAGTAAATATAACAAGCTATCTGAACCAAGATTACTATTTGTTCCTAAGTTATCATAAGAGACAATCCGGTGTAGTAGATTTAAAGGTAACtatagagttagaaagacttagttcaaatctgtctctaACCATATTAGCAATGTGGCTCTAGCAAAGTCATCAACTTCTCATTGTCTCAGGCACTTCTACAGACAAGGCATCATAAACCAAGTGACAAATCTCTATCAGAAATTTCCtcatcaaaattaaatgcaacaaTGAAATGATAGTGCTCTGACCACCTACCAAATATTTAACATCAAAAAATGTTTACTAAGCACCTACCCTAATATTAGTACTGTGCTATATATTCTGTTAGAGTTGTGGAGAAAATGGGAAGATACAAGAGAAAGATAAgttgttatttttcctcttaGAAATTTAAATCATCTTTTAACATGCATTctttctcaaattcattttatttataataacaaataacataAGATAACTTCAAATTTAAAACTTAAGACTTCCAAATTTTCAAAAGCTCTGtgaagataa contains these protein-coding regions:
- the SEC61A2 gene encoding protein transport protein Sec61 subunit alpha, with protein sequence MGIKFLEVIKPFCAVLPEIQKPERKIQFREKVLWTAITLFLFLVCCQIPLFGIMSSDSADPFYWMRVILASNRGTLMELGISPIVTSGLIMQLLAGAKIIEVGDTPKDRALFNGAQKLFGMIITIGQAIVYVMTGMYGDPAEMGAGICLLIIIQLFVAGLIVLLLDELLQKGYGLGSGISLFIATNICETIVWKAFSPTTINTGRGTEFEGAVIALFHLLATRTDKVRALREAFYRQNLPNLMNLIATVFVFAVVIYFQGFRVDLPIKSARYRGQYSSYPIKLFYTSNIPIILQSALVSNLYVISQMLSVRFSGNFLVNLLGQWADVSGGGPARSYPVGGLCYYLSPPESMGAIFEDPVHVVVYIIFMLGSCAFFSKTWIEVSGSSAKDVAKQLKEQQMVMRGHRDTSMVHELNRYIPTAAAFGGLCIGALSVLADFLGAIGSGTGILLAVTIIYQYFEIFVKEQAEVGGVGALFF